The nucleotide sequence GCGATATATTGCGCTGTGTGGTGTAGATTCTTAGCGCGTGAGTAATAGCCTAAGCCCTGCCATAGTTTGAGTACTTCTTCTTCGGGGGCATTGGCTAAATCGGTGACGGTAGGGTACCGACTGATAAAACGCTGGTAGTAAGGCAGACCTTGCACTACGCGCGTTTGCTGTAAAATCACTTCGGAGAGCCACACCTTATAGGGATTAGCGGTGCCACGCCAAGGCAAAGACCTTTGCGCAACTTTATACCAAGAAGTTAGTTTGTTGATGAGCCAATTTGTCAATTTGTGAATTTTAGGAGTTAGAAGAGTGTGCAAAGGGGCGCAAAAGCGACAACGTTGCTAATTTTCTAATTTCTCGGTATTTTCTTTTTTCTTGTCGGTATCGTTATTCTCTTTGGTAGCCTCTTTGAACTCGCGAATACCTGTGCCGAGACCGCGCATTAATTCGGGAATTTTCTTGCCTCCAAAGAGCAACAATATAAGAGCTACAATGATGACTACTTGCCAGGGACCTACTACCCCTAAAAATATACTTAGCATAGTTATTAGATTTTAGTTGTTAGTTATTAGTGATTAGGTATGTCGGAATTGTCAAACTTGTCGGACAATTCTGAACAAAGAAATATAATAGTGCAAAATTACAAAACTTTTTTGAATTGACAATCTTTTTCTAACGACTAAATTCTATCGACTTGATAATGGCTTCGAGTTCGAAGAGCATATCGCGTTTGGCAACGCCTGGTGCATATAAAAAACCTTCGGCTACTACCAGGCGGTTATGAGCTTTGTCTTCAATAATATAATTGATATAAGGGCCTCCAAGGGCGAAATCTTTTACTTCCCACAAGCCTTTGCTTTCAATGGTTTTTCGTCCTTTTATCTTCGTTTCGCTGATGCTGGGAGCTAAATAGGTTTCGGTAACCATATACATACCTTCTTTGGGGCCTGGAATATATTTTTTGCCTATGGAATCGCGCATCTTTACGATGGTTTTAGCCCGCCCTTCTTCATCGGCAGGGATACTTCCCAAAGGCATTTCGTAGAGGATAATACTTGCTCTACCGCCTTTGATAGGGCGTTCTATCCAGAAGAAATTGTCGCCGTATTTTCTCACTTCGTACACGGCGGGCATCACGAATTTGAAGCCTAAGGTTTGTTCTACTTGTTTATCGGTACTGAGTGCTTTTTCGAAGCGATGGCGTGTTTCTTTGAGGTCGTTGTTCTTGAAGGCAAGGATAAATTGGTTGTGAAATTCTTCGACTTTGCAGGCTATATCGCGCACTTGTTTGCCTTGTACTTCGCATACCACTTGTGGTTTGGCGTATACATCGTCGCTAATAGTTGCTTCGTTTTTATTACCGCGATGCACAATGAGCACATTGCGACTATTACGGGTGTTGCCTTCAAATACTTGTGGGGGCACTTGATGTAACGAAAAGATGGGTTCTTCGGTAGGTAGCCCATCGATAGGGGCGGCGAAGTAACGGCGAATGGTATCGCCTACGGCGCCTTCCCAGAGGTCGTTATCGATGACCACGGCGAGGGTGTTGATTTGCCCTACTGAAGAGGGGAGGTAAGTTTCTCCGTTTTTATTGTTGCTATTGTTACAACCCAATAGGAGCAAGGAGCAGGCGATGCTTGCAAATAAAAAGCGTTTCATAAAAATAACTGATTATTTCTTTATAGGAAAAGATACAGCTAAAATCGTTCCAAAATCACTTTTTTGGTAAAAAATATTGTTAGATTAGCAATAAGGCCATAGGCCATAGGCCACAGGCAATAGGGGGAGAAGCGACGGGAAAGGAAAATTAGCAAATTAGAAAATGAGAAAATGGGGTAAAAGCTAATAATACCAGAAATGCCAATAATACCACCAAGGGGAATAGGCGGGGCGGACTTTTCAGACGAATCGGACAGTTTAGAGGAGGGATTGGAGGTTTCGGAAGGAAACGGAAAAGTTCGGAAGATAGCTGAGAGGAGTTTTGGTGAAAAAAGGGTGTAAGATGGGTGGGGTTAGCTTATAGAGAGCTTATAGGAAGCTTATACGAATCTTGGACGATTGGTATAGGAAGGGTATATAAGTGATTGACTCATAGTATAATATAGTGACACGAAAAATGTTAAAATCGGGGTTTCGAGGCGAAAGAAAGAAAATCCTCACCCCGTCCCTCTCCCAAGGAGAGGCGGAAATGTAGGGATGGAAAAGAGAAGGTAATGTGGTGAAACATCCCCCTAGCCCCCTTCAAAGGGGGAATGTGGCGACAGTAAAGGGGGAGTGTGGTGACGGAAAGGAGAAGGGATAATTAAAGAATTAGCAAATTGGGAAATGAGAAAATGGGGTGGTGTGGGGAGGAAATCCCTAAATAATATGTAAATTATTAAGGGGGCAAATGGCGCTACTTAGGTAATTGGTAGGCAATGAATAATAGGAATAATTTGTTTAAGGGCTTGAATGGCTAATTTGCTACATTGCGAAAATTAGATTTCTGAACAATAACAGTAGCGAGAGCTGTGGTATAACCCCAATGAGCCAACTTAAAAACATTAGCCATAAGGACTTCTGGTTGAGGTAAGCTTGTGCTGAAATACAGGCTCCGCTGAGGAATAAGAAAAAGGCTACTATGTAGGTCATATCTTTTTCTACGGCAATACTGAGCAATACTGAGAAAGTAGTAAGCGCCCCCATTCCCATAGCAAACATATTGACTTGCAATCGCAGAAAATGTAAAAAAAGAATTATAAAACAGCTGATGGCTAAGTTCATCACATAGAAGTAGAGGATAGGATAGGGGTCGATAGGGGTGATGCCGAAAGCTACCCCTAAGAGCATTGCTATATAGCCGTACAAAAGCCATTTTTGTTTTTCTAATGGAATGATAAAAGGGTTCTGCAACCAGCCTACTACAAACAAGATGAGGTAGATGAGTGTAGGGATAGCAATGGTAACTATCAGTAATAATAGCCACGTAAACTTCATTTGCTCTACCGGGAGAGGGAAAGGGATATTAAAAAGCACCACCATAGCTCCGTAGATAGGGAACCAGATGGGGTGAGTGAAAAAGGCTATGATATAACTCAAAAAACGCATTGTATTCTTCTTTTTTTGCAAAGGTAGTACAAAATAGCAAAATAGCAAATTTGAGAAAGAGCAAAAAAGCCCCTCGCTCACGCGAGGGGCTTTTTATTTAAGGAGTGTAAATAATGTTTTCTACTAAGTCGTTGTCGGTATTCTTGGCGAGCTGTGAGTTTTTCTCGTTAAAAGGAGTGGTGTAGAGAAACTCTTCGCTACTTAGATGTCCTGTGGGCATCTCGTCGGGGTTCGTCTCGGCAACTTTGTTGGTTCCAGACAGTTCTTTCAGTTCTTCAACGACAATCTCTTCAAAGAAATTGTCTTTCCTTGTTTTTACATTTTTCATCTTGTCTGCTTTTAATTATTATTAAACTTTCTTTTACTCCTTAGGAAACACGCCATAGGGCATAGGTTTCAAGGGATAGCGTTTCTCAAAAGAGGATAACCTCTCCCCCTTTCGCATACTCAGCTACGCCAGCTGGCTGACTTCTCTTAAATAGGGGGAGAAGGGGACTGAAAAGAGACTTTTCACTTTTTCCTTGTTTGGTTCTTTTTCTTTGTTACTTGTGTGCTTTGCACCTCTTCTTGCTCGTGTGGTTTGCATCTTTCGATGAAATCGCTGAGCACGTTCATATAGTTGATGAAGGCTTCGTAGGGCGAGTCATAAGGCAAACGATACTTGTGATAGTCCGCCCCCGAAAAAAGCTTAGTACGCATAAAATAGAAGTGCTCACTGGCTTGCAGACGAGTATAATCGTCTATGAGGTCGGCGTTCTTTTTCTTTCTTACTTCTGGTTGTATCTTAAAGAGCTCTCGGAAGGCTTCTTTTTGCAACTCGTTACCCAACCAAGAGGTGGTATCGCGCTCTTCGTCTGTCCACGAAATAGGGTAGGGCACAGGCAATACATCTTTAGCAGGGTGCTTTTTGGCTACTT is from Capnocytophaga ochracea DSM 7271 and encodes:
- the tatA gene encoding twin-arginine translocase TatA/TatE family subunit; translation: MLSIFLGVVGPWQVVIIVALILLLFGGKKIPELMRGLGTGIREFKEATKENNDTDKKKENTEKLEN
- a CDS encoding DUF4837 family protein; the encoded protein is MKRFLFASIACSLLLLGCNNSNNKNGETYLPSSVGQINTLAVVIDNDLWEGAVGDTIRRYFAAPIDGLPTEEPIFSLHQVPPQVFEGNTRNSRNVLIVHRGNKNEATISDDVYAKPQVVCEVQGKQVRDIACKVEEFHNQFILAFKNNDLKETRHRFEKALSTDKQVEQTLGFKFVMPAVYEVRKYGDNFFWIERPIKGGRASIILYEMPLGSIPADEEGRAKTIVKMRDSIGKKYIPGPKEGMYMVTETYLAPSISETKIKGRKTIESKGLWEVKDFALGGPYINYIIEDKAHNRLVVAEGFLYAPGVAKRDMLFELEAIIKSIEFSR